A genomic window from Enterobacter cloacae subsp. cloacae ATCC 13047 includes:
- a CDS encoding DUF1419 domain-containing protein — MTTTTLNPPRITNLYFYVPGRYSPMDIVCLDPNSNTPPTSDDYFGLYSKKSLSDFQSEYPNIVILTGEEMSTRIYEAAKKPVSEISINRYTDMLEVLPPLRWVSSSGNTTFMLSERFTNNITDIYAKIQVGDDKYRYFTFRDEDTLTHRQIVEKVMLFLNR; from the coding sequence ATGACCACCACAACCCTAAACCCACCACGTATTACCAATCTTTATTTCTACGTGCCAGGACGATATTCTCCGATGGATATTGTTTGCCTCGATCCAAATAGTAACACCCCACCGACAAGTGATGATTACTTTGGTTTATACAGCAAAAAATCTTTGTCCGATTTCCAGAGTGAATACCCGAATATCGTTATCTTAACCGGCGAGGAAATGTCTACAAGGATTTATGAAGCTGCGAAAAAACCTGTTAGCGAAATATCGATTAATCGCTATACAGATATGCTGGAAGTGTTGCCGCCTCTTCGCTGGGTGTCCTCTAGTGGGAATACTACGTTTATGCTCAGTGAGCGATTCACTAACAATATCACTGATATATATGCAAAAATCCAAGTGGGTGATGACAAATATCGTTACTTCACTTTTCGTGATGAAGACACACTTACGCATCGTCAGATTGTTGAAAAAGTAATGTTATTCCTCAATCGCTAA